AGAAGCGCAACGACAGCTACCCCGGATCTACCTCGAACACGATCCGCCCCGCGAACACCCAACAGACACGCGCCATCCGGTTGATGACCCAGAGGTGCTGCTAGTCCACGTCACCCATTTCAATGACTTGATGTGGGACAGTGGCCGCACACCCACCCAGGTGATCGAGCACGGCGTAATCGTGCCAGAAGACGTGCGCTATAGCGGCGAGTTTGGTCGCGGGTTGGTGGTGGTCAATGGCCTGCGCTCTCGCGGTCGTCGTCTGGGGCTGGATATCTTCCAAAAGGTGCAGCAACAGGTGCCCTTGGATCTAGTTGGCATGGACTCGGAAGAACTGGGCGGTTTGGGAGAGGTCCAACACGCTGAGCTGCCCGAGTTCCAGGTGCGCTATCGCTTTTTCTTCAACCCGATCCGCTACACCAGCCTGGGCTTGGCCGTATGCGAAGCCATGCTGCTGGGCATGCCGATTATCGGTCTAGTCACCACGGAGATGGTGTCGGTGATCGAGAATGGCGTCTCCGGCTATCTCAGTAACGACCTTGAGCAATTGGTAGCTGCAATGCGCTAGCTCTTAGACGATCCAGCCGAAGCTCAGCGCCTGGGTCAGGCCGCCCGTCGTCAAGCCTTACAACGCTTTAATATCAAACGCTTTGCGCAGGATTGGGAAGCAGCCTTTGCCCAGGTCACGGGGCACAAGCCGCTCAACCGCCCGCTCGTTAGCCCTACTCCGGGAGGTCAAGCATGAGCCGACGCATTGGCTTAATCAGTGAGCACGCTTCACCTCTGTGCAGTTTGGGCGGAGCAGATAGCGGGGGTCAGAATGTCTATGTCGGCCAACTGGCAAGGCATTTGGCTGGCCTAGGGTATCAGGTCGATGTGTTTACCCGTCGTGATAGCCAACGCTTGCCGGAGGTGGCGGAGTGGGTGGAGGGTGTACGCAT
This genomic window from Leptolyngbya sp. FACHB-261 contains:
- a CDS encoding glycosyltransferase translates to MRPLRILTWHIHGSYLYYLSQVAHEFYLPVKPDRPEGYGGRAGSLRWPDNLHDLPAEAVQHQEFNCILFQSRRNYLEDQYEILSEAQRQLPRIYLEHDPPREHPTDTRHPVDDPEVLLVHVTHFNDLMWDSGRTPTQVIEHGVIVPEDVRYSGEFGRGLVVVNGLRSRGRRLGLDIFQKVQQQVPLDLVGMDSEELGGLGEVQHAELPEFQVRYRFFFNPIRYTSLGLAVCEAMLLGMPIIGLVTTEMVSVIENGVSGYLSNDLEQLVAAMR
- a CDS encoding glycosyltransferase yields the protein MSRRIGLISEHASPLCSLGGADSGGQNVYVGQLARHLAGLGYQVDVFTRRDSQRLPEVAEWVEGVRIIHVPCGPAEVLRKEELLSYMGEFTAYVLAFCKQQRYDLLL